A window of the Electrophorus electricus isolate fEleEle1 chromosome 11, fEleEle1.pri, whole genome shotgun sequence genome harbors these coding sequences:
- the hmx4 gene encoding H6 family homeobox 4, whose translation MQTSANLSENMSKEDSQCQPASLKFTIDNILNLKSSSRTADSCRSKALLAPIYRDECPHQPGNCEDVPVRAEDTRLQGTDQMHTDRDATFSRVVRAQGSPTTVDARCESADSYDDGGVAAPRSSPKKSKMTAKKKTRTIFSKRQIFQLESTFDMKRYLSSAERACLANSLQLTETQVKIWFQNRRNKLKRQLSTEMDGPNVELGDGGKTVQLPSLYKENSLLGRCVLPMPLPVLYPGATAPYFCFSNTGKYFSLFEGDI comes from the exons ATGCAAACGTCTGCGAATCTATCGGAGAATATGAGCAAGGAGGACTCGCAATGCCAACCCGCTTCACTGAAGTTTACTATCGATAACATCCTCAATCTGAAGTCGAGTAGCAGAACGGCAGACAGTTGCCGTTCAAAGGCACTGCTTGCGCCAATCTACCGAGATGAATGTCCTCACCAGCCCGGCAACTGTGAGGATGTACCCGTTCGTGCCGAAGACACCAGGCTGCAGGGCACTG ATCAAATGCACACCGACAGAGATGCAACGTTCAGTCGTGTTGTGCGCGCGCAGGGCTCCCCGACGACCGTGGACGCACGCTGCGAGAGCGCGGACAGCTACGACGACGGCGGTGTCGCTGCACCAAGGAGCAGCCCCAAGAAGAGCAAAATGACGGCGAAAAAGAAGACGCGCACGATCTTTTCCAAGAGACAGATCTTCCAACTGGAGTCTACGTTTGACATGAAACGGTACCTAAGCAGCGCCGAACGCGCGTGCCTGGCGAACTCCTTGCAGCTCACCGAGACTCAGGTTAAAATTTGGTTTCAGAACCGACGGAATAAGTTAAAAAGACAGCTGTCCACGGAAATGGATGGACCAAATGTCGAATTGGGTGATGGTGGAAAGACAGTGCAGCTTCCATCTCTCTATAAAGAGAACAGTTTATTGGGGAGGTGCGTCCTACCCATGCCTCTGCCTGTCCTGTATCCTGGAGCTACTGCGCCTTACTTCTGCTTCTCAAATACCGGCAAATACTTCAGCCTCTTCGAAGGGGACATCTGA
- the hmx1 gene encoding homeobox protein HMX1 yields MTKLSKATLPHHRGVFVFIENLLSSSRGEPAASRINDNDGEECERESAPSGAPAAVRRHDVCARASSTDFRTEPCGSRRPPLACSGRETKQLTALARPDSPKEESRSLDERFDSVSSDGDSQVVSEPLLGTKDKERKIRLRIPEDARQLSDERSDPDTPESGSIRKKKTRTVFSRSQVFQLETTFDVKRYLSSSERAGLAGSLDLSETQVKIWFQNRRNKWKRQLAADLEAASISRSTRRIVRVPILYHENATPTSILRFDVPQVSPPVTGFTHAVSCPLASFTHSVR; encoded by the exons ATGACAAAATTATCGAAAGCCACACTTCCACATCATCGAGGGGTCTTCGTTTTTATTGAAAATCTGTTGAGCTCCAGTCGCGGGGAACCAGCCGCCTCGCGTATTAACGACAACGATGGcgaggagtgtgagagagaatcgGCGCCGAGTGGCGCTCCTGCAGCCGTGCGTCGGCACGACGTGTGCGCTCGGGCATCCAGCACAGACTTCAGAACCGAACCGTGTGGAAGCAGGCGGCCGCCCCTCGCGTGCTCCGGACGGGAGACCAAGCAGCTAACTGCTCTAGCCCGACCAGACA GTCCAAAAGAGGAAAGTCGCAGTTTGGATGAACGTTTCGACTCCGTCTCCAGCGACGGAGACTCCCAGGTCGTGTCAGAACCTCTGCTGGGGACCAAGGACAAAGAGCGGAAAATCAGACTGCGCATCCCCGAAGACGCCCGACAGCTTTCTGACGAGCGCTCCGATCCGGACACACCCGAATCGGGCTCGATTCGCAAGAAAAAAACTCGGACTGTGTTCAGTCGAAGCCAGGTTTTCCAGCTGGAAACAACCTTCGACGTGAAACGGTATTTGAGTAGCTCCGAACGCGCAGGCCTCGCCGGCTCCTTGGACTTGTCCGAAACTCAGGTCAAAATCTGGTTCCAAAATCGCAGAAATAAGTGGAAAAGACAATTGGCCGCCGACTTGGAGGCTGCAAGTATTTCCCGTTCGACTCGGCGAATTGTTCGGGTGCCCATTTTGTATCACGAGAACGCCACACCAACGTCGATACTGCGTTTCGACGTGCCACAAGTCTCGCCACCCGTCACGGGCTTCACACATGCAGTGAGCTGTCCACTAGCGTCTTTTACCCATTCTGTCAGATGA